A single Gambusia affinis linkage group LG22, SWU_Gaff_1.0, whole genome shotgun sequence DNA region contains:
- the ylpm1 gene encoding YLP motif-containing protein 1 isoform X4, producing the protein MFPSWGNYGAPPPQSFGGPGPRKPPIGAGQAPGGFGGYEASSSGSLFSSLQEQHRQQMQQLQMLHQKQLQSVLHHGNSGTGFGGGHSGGFNAAPPWHSEGPGQVEGAESSQSYLMQEKTPVQAPRGPLPPSQGQQPQPPPQQQPAESKPIPPPPESQPPKSQENISVPVASNTNPCSTNDNKSVPLQDQQNVWYKQHLQNLQKLRQEKAQQSQTAGNAFLTPQPPSQAMPPPLPSEPPKGTPPPPPPREEPPVPPPPPVEVKPDAPKDPEEAARLQQLQAAAAQWQQVQQQRVSLQYQALMQQHEKLQQILEQYQRLVQQPPNLQTMSAELQLRHYEMQHQQFIPLFQNWNSSFALWHEQFQSYPHKDQLQDYELQWKQWQEQMTATNAHLQERVTTITAMVPFASGQYGAMMGQLGQYPGQDTPLQQQIVNPGVQPTVVGAIATAPVAAGATAASVTGATAPGQQPPTFVAHSESSDGPHVQGRLPGGVGVIPPGPLTMQTSSFNNIREPRPSRFDQPPQGFDAPPMFDQSQQRFDGPLRFNPPRQRFEGPTFDQPRQHFDGPTRFDQPLQRFDGPSRFEQPRHRFDAPPRFDQQRPRFDGPQGFDQPRQRFDGPQRFDQPRQRFDGPQRFDQPRQRFDGPPRFDQPRHRFDNPPRHDQPNFGQQSRLDSSSPLCPPPRFESPSAPQLKQQQGPEPKLETDIQNPASSDSTTLPKTPAQPLSNKDETIPNKSTADDLTDDNLLGTDGFFIQDDPIPQTLRSKKESEEAKNKSITDDGNKDKPTTSTKDSASVSKPPPPPQNSQKDDGPMTDNKKSIKMTAEIQPELQSSDQLAPKQEPPNLPPGRGRGQPPLRGLGRGQLGPGQFREHNTAQTEEGVGEMPYDYVPSEGDTGIPEEQQDYWQDPSYQGFGEDESEMRPEDTWVPEEHYFEEEEYYEEPVGPYMGRGRPPMRGGPPMGRGRPPMGRGFPPMGRGVPPMGRGFPPMSRGVPPMGRGGPPMGRGGPPMGRGGPPMGRGGPPMGRGGPPMGRGGPPMGRGGPPMGRGGPPMGRGGPPMGRGGPPMGRGGPPFSRGGPPVGRGGAHMGIGGPAVARGDLDDMHWAEAESAECSEEGEPYWEEWRPQMRGMRPPFPPGRGRPPRGHPGFMPRGRGGPLHPIHGEMGHEAVGHEMELDDANVDQSMHPMYHEHDPYGHPGHPDVGRGRRHIPPPPHEIMDRLEEPLYEGTEEDSEWYPPQGPPMTPHEIIDRGGMRRRPMGRGIARGMWRPGPHREGYEEVYKEDEALDYDRNEDEYRKPPAPEFPPEDFRQEAKFREGEWDRDRPLPERQYPPRMPPPPHLREERWDPETERRRSYSYDENDRARGELRILDYRDEPPYRLDEPPHLRASDWDRPSRRSPLPVRTYPDYGDLRPQYEERKEEPQPGGSATDLPGSSVEAATQGTSGANVLALSQRQHEIILKAAQELKQIRELQEGKTPSTEKLQSASSDLLPELPAGLLGLEIPADVRNVLKGMSAAVQSAAPESASWESKPAAAVDYQSSLSASAKPAVIPKTVDYGHGHELGATVERIAYGERIVLRPDPVPSDRLYDKEPLGLRDSYSRDPYYDRRSDPYLDRREYSRERELYREMPPEYERDRYERERYHSRERDERSPLPPRVAYRERDKERSGSRDPDDFYGRPVFDRPLYERSGPDRIGPDRIGPERYSSPYLERRGYPEDRGPHPAAPLPPPPTPPPPRVEKKPEIKNIDDILKAPGRLSRPERIVIIMRGLPGSGKSHVAKLIRDKEVECGGAPPRVLVLDDYFMTEVEKVEKDPDTGKRVKNKVLEYEYEPEMEDTYRSSMLKTFKKTLDDGFFPFIILDTINDRVKHFDQFWSAAKTKGFEVYVAEITADTQTCAKRNVHGRKLKDITKMSNNWESSPRHMVRLDVRSLLQDAAIEEVEMEDFNPEDVPQETKREEEEESDLGYLPKSKWEMDTSEAKLDKLDGLVSGGKRKRDSEHLSGIEDYLQLPDDYATRTSAPGKKRVRWADLEEQKDADRKRAIGFVVGQTDWEKITDESGQFAQRALNRTKYF; encoded by the exons atgtttccttcttgGGGGAATTACGGGGCTCCTCCGCCGCAAAGCTTCGGAGGACCTGGCCCTCGAAAGCCTCCAATCGGAGCAGGTCAGGCTCCTGGTGGTTTCGGCGGCTACGAGGCCTCCTCTAGCGGCTCGTTGTTCTCCAGCCTTCAGGAGCAGCATCGACAGCAGATGCAGCAGCTCCAGATGTTGCACCAGAAGCAGCTACAATCCGTGTTACACCACGGTAACAGCGGCACTGGGTTTGGAGGTGGACACTCGGGCGGGTTTAACGCGGCCCCGCCGTGGCATTCAGAAGGACCGGGCCAGGTAGAAGGCGCAGAAAGTAGTCAGTCGTACCTTATGCAGGAAAAGACTCCGGTTCAGGCACCGAGGGGACCGCTACCACCCAGTCAGGGCCAGCAGCCGCAACCTCCACCGCAGCAGCAACCAGCGGAGTCCAAGCCGATTCCTCCACCTCCAGAATCCCAGCCACCCAAGTCGCAGGAAAACATCAGCGTTCCAGTGGCCAGCAACACAAACCCGTGCAGCACGAATGATAACAAATCCGTACCTTTACAG GATCAACAGAATGTGTGGTACAAACAACATCTTCAGAATTTACAGAAACTGAGGCAGGAGAAAGCCCAGCAAAGTCAGACAGCAGGCAATGCCTTTCTAACTCCACAACCGCCCAGTCAGGCAATGCCTCCTCCCCTTCCCTCAGAACCACCAAAAGGCACACCCCCTCCACCGCCACCAAGAGAAGAACCACCTGTGCCACCCCCACCTCCTGTAGAAGTAAAG ccTGACGCTCCAAAAGACCCAGAGGAAGCTGCTCGTCTTCAGCAATtgcaggctgcagcagcacaaTGGCAGCAGGTGCAACAGCAGAGAGTTAGCTTGCAATACCAAGCTCTCATGCAGCAACATGAAAAACTTCAGCAGATTCTTGAACAGTATCAACGACTGGTTCAGCAGCCTCCAAACCTGCAG ACTATGTCTGCAGAACTGCAGCTGAGGCACTATGAAATGCAACACCAGCAGTTCATACCTTTATTTCAAAACTGGAATAGTTCTTTTGCTTTGTGGCATGAACAGTTTCAATCTTATCCTCATAAAGACCAGTTGCAGGACTATGAGCTCCAATGGAAGCAGTGGCAAGAGCAGATGACTGCTACCAATGCTCATCTTCAAGAGAGGGTGACCACTATTACTGCTATGGTGCCATTTGCCTCAGGCCAGTATGGTGCTATGATGGGACAGCTTGGCCAGTACCCTGGACAAGATACGCCATTGCAGCAGCAAATAGTGAACCCTGGTGTCCAACCCACTGTGGTTGGTGCTATTGCCACTGCTCCAGTGGCTGCTGGTGCCACAGCTGCAAGTGTTACAGGTGCTACAGCTCCAGGCCAACAACCTCCTACCTTTGTGGCACATTCAGAATCTTCTGACGGACCCCATGTACAAGGACGTCTTCCTGGTGGGGTTGGAGTCATACCCCCTGGTCCTTTGACTATGCAAACATCAAGTTTCAACAACATAAGAGAACCACG GCCCAGCAGATTTGACCAACCACCACAAGGTTTTGATGCGCCCCCTATGTTCGACCAATCACAGCAGCGTTTTGATGGTCCTCTAAGGTTCAACCCACCACGTCAACGATTTGAAGGCCCAACATTTGATCAACCACGGCAGCATTTTGATGGTCCGACAAGGTTTGACCAACCACTTCAGCGCTTTGACGGCCCATCAAGATTTGAACAACCACGGCACCGTTTTGATGCCCCCCCAAGGTTCGACCAGCAACGCCCACGCTTTGATGGTCCTCAAGGGTTTGACCAACCACGGCAACGCTTTGATGGTCCCCAAAGGTTTGACCAGCCACGGCAACGCTTTGATGGTCCCCAAAGGTTTGACCAACCGCGGCAGCGCTTTGATGGTCCTCCGAGGTTCGACCAGCCACGGCACCGGTTTGATAATCCACCCAGACATGACCAGCCTAATTTTGGACAGCAATCCAGATTGGATTCCTCAAGCCCCCTTTGCCCTCCACCACGTTTTGAATCTCCTTCAGCCCCTCagttaaaacagcaacaaggTCCTGAACCTAAATTGGAGACTGACATTCAAAATCCTGCCAGTTCAGATTCAACAACCTTGCCAAAAACACCTGCTCAACCACTGTCTAACAAAGATGAAACTATACCAAATAAGTCAACAGCTGATGACTTGACAGATGATAATTTGCTTGGAACAGATGGCTTTTTTATTCAAGATGACCCTATTCCCCAGACATTAAGAAGTAAGAAAGAGTCTGaggaagcaaaaaacaaaagtatcaCTGATGATGGGAATAAAGACAAACCTACTACATCAACTAAAGACTCTGCTTCAGTATCAAAacctccaccacctccacaAAATTCCCAAAAGGACGATGGACCAatgacagacaacaaaaaatcaattaaaatgactGCTGAAATCCAACCAGAATTACAAAGTTCAGACCAGTTAGCACCAAAACAAGAACCTCCAAATCTACCTCCTGGCAGGGGACGTGGCCAGCCTCCACTGCGTGGACTTGGGCGTGGACAGTTGGGTCCTGGCCAGTTCAGAGAACATAATACTGCACAAACTGAGGAGGGGGTGGGGGAAATGCCTTATGACTATGTACCATCAGAGGGAGATACAGGAATACCTGAAGAGCAACAAGACTACTGGCAAGATCCTTCATATCAAGGGTTTGGCGAGGATGAATCAGAGATGCGTCCTGAAGACACATGGGTTCCAGAAGAACATTACTTTGAAGAGGAGGAGTATTATGAGGAGCCAGTGGGACCATATATGGGGCGAGGTAGACCCCCAATGAGAGGAGGGCCCCCAATGGGACGAGGAAGACCACCCATGGGCAGAGGATTTCCTCCCATGGGGAGAGGTGTACCACCAATGGGCAGAGGATTTCCTCCCATGAGCAGAGGAGTACCACCCATGGGCAGAGGGGGTCCGCCCATGGGGAGAGGAGGTCCGCCCATGGGGAGAGGAGGTCCACCTATGGGGAGAGGAGGTCCGCCCATGGGGAGAGGAGGTCCACCCATGGGTAGAGGAGGTCCACCTATGGGTAGAGGAGGTCCACCTATGGGTAGAGGAGGTCCGCCTATGGGTAGAGGAGGTCCGCCTATGGGTAGAGGAGGTCCACCCATGGGTAGAGGAGGCCCACCCTTTAGTAGAGGAGGCCCACCAGTAGGTAGAGGAGGGGCACACATGGGAATAGGGGGTCCAGCAGTTGCTAGAGGAGACCTAGATGATATGCACTGGGCAGAGGCTGAGTCAGCAGAGTGTTCTGAGGAAGGAGAACCCTACTGGGAAGAATGGCGGCCTCAAATGAGAGGCATGAGGCCCCCATTTCCACCTGGTCGGGGTCGTCCTCCACGTGGGCACCCTGGTTTCATGCCTCGAGGCCGAGGAGGTCCACTTCACCCTATTCATGGTGAAATGGGTCATGAGGCTGTGGGTCATGAAATGGAGTTGGATGACGCCAACGTGGATCAATCAATGCACCCAATGTACCATGAGCACGACCCATATGGCCATCCAGGGCATCCTGATGTAGGAAGAGGCAGGCGACACATTCCGCCTCCTCCCCATGAAATTATGGATCGCTTAGAGGAGCCTTTGTATGAAGGAACAGAAGAAGATTCAGAATGGTATCCTCCACAAGGGCCTCCAATGACTCCACATGAAATAATTGACAGGGGAGGCATGAGAAGACGACCTATGGGTCGAGGAATTGCAAGGGGAATGTGGCGCCCAGGTCCACATCGTGAGGGATATGAAGAGGTATATAAGGAGGACGAAGCTTTGGATTATGATCGAAATGAGGATGAGTATCGCAAGCCTCCAGCTCCAGAGTTTCCACCTGAAGACTTTCGCCAAGAAGCCAAGTTCCGTGAGGGGGAGTGGGACAGAGATCGTCCTCTTCCTGAAAGACAGTATCCTCCCCGCATGCCACCCCCACCGCACCTCAGAGAGGAACGCTGGGATCCAGAAACAGAAAGACGTCGCTCGTATTCTTATGATGAAAACGATAGGGCAAGGGGAGAGCTACGAATTCTTGACTATAGGGACGAGCCCCCATACAGACTGGATGAACCGCCACACCTACGGGCTTCTGACTGGGATAGACCTTCTAGGCGTTCTCCATTACCAGTGAGGACATATCCCGATTATGGTGACCTTCGACCTCAGTATGAGGAGCGTAAGGAAGAGCCACAACCTGGTGGATCTGCAACAGACTTACCTGGAAGCTCAGTTGAAGCAGCAACCCAAGGAACAAGTGGGGCAAATGTGCTTGCCCTTTCTCAAAGGCAGCATGAGATTATTCTGAAAGCTGCTCAAGAACTTAAGCAAATAAG ggagtTGCAAGAAGGAAAGACCCCTAGTACTGAAAAACTACAATCTGCATCCAGTGACCTCCTGCCAGAGCTACCTGCAGGTCTCCTTGGCTTGGAGATCCCAGCAGATGTTAGGAATGTTTTAAAG GGTATGAGTGCTGCTGTTCAGTCAGCTGCTCCTGAATCAGCGTCTTGGGAAAgcaaacctgctgctgctgtagatTACCAGTCGTCACTGTCTGCTTCAGCCAAACCGGCAGTAATTCCTAAAACTGTCGATTATGGACATGGGCATG AGCTCGGAGCAACTGTGGAGCGGATTGCATATGGTGAGAGAATAGTATTAAGACCTGACCCAGTCCCATCAGATCGCCTCTATGATAAAG AACCACTCGGTCTCAGAGATTCCTACAGCCGAGATCCGTATTATGACCGGCGATCAGACCCCTATTTGGATCGTCGGGAGTACAGCAGAGAGAGGGAGTTGTACCGAGAAATGCCTCCTGAATATGAAAGAGACAGATATGAGAGGGAGCGTTATCATTCACGGGAAAGAGATGAAAG GTCTCCACTACCTCCTCGAGTGGCATACAGGGAAAGAGATAAGGAGCGAAGTGGCAGTCGTGACCCAGACGACTTTTATGGAAGGCCTGTCTTTGACAGACCTCTGTATGAGCGCTCCGGACCTGACCGCATCGGACCTGACCGCATAGGGCCTGAGCGTTACAGCTCGCCTTACT TGGAAAGAAGAGGTTATCCAGAGGACCGAGGACCACACCCTGCTGCTCCACTGCCTCCTCCACCAACACCACCACCTCCACGAGTCGAGAAGAAgcctgaaattaaaaatattgatgaCATCCTCAAAGCACCTGGCAGATTATCTCGACCTGAGAGG ATTGTTATTATAATGAGGGGCCTCCCAGGAAGTGGAAAAAGCCACGTTGCAAAGCTTATACGG GACAAGGAAGTTGAATGTGGTGGCGCACCTCCAAGAGTTCTCGTTCTGGATGATTACTTCATGACAGAGGTGGAGAAAGTTGAGAAAGACCCAGACACCGGGAAGAGAGTCAAAAACAAG GTTcttgaatatgaatatgaaccTGAGATGGAGGATACCTACAGGAGCAGcatgctgaaaacatttaagaaaacgCTTGATGACGGTTTCTTCCCTTTTATTATTCTGGACACTATTAATGACCgagtgaaacattttgatcaatTCTGGAGCGCAGCCAAAACAAAAGGCTTTGAG GTGTATGTAGCTGAAATCACAGCTGACACTCAAACATGTGCAAAGAGGAATGTCCATGGGCGCAAGCTTAAGGATATAACAAAG ATGTCCAACAACTGGGAGTCATCGCCTCGTCACATGGTGCGCCTAGATGTGCGATCCCTGCTTCAAGATGCTGCCATTGAGGAG GTTGAAATGGAGGACTTCAACCCTGAAGACGTTCCCCAAGAAACcaagagggaggaggaagaagagagcgATCTG